A single Pseudosulfitobacter pseudonitzschiae DNA region contains:
- a CDS encoding GntR family transcriptional regulator — protein sequence MSLSKEAFTRIHEAIVSGALDFGERLSEMQIAEALGMSKAPVRTAFFELRDIRLVTIVPQAGTYVFSPTREDVREMSIFRAMLETAGMRLSMENDATTLTGALKETVGRMENALAGGEWKNYETADMDFHRLLINHSNNSYLPQAYNLTASTIEALRVRLQGGEGEYRKQSFDEHQIILRHLEARNLDLAARVLEDHIMVINNSRLKLPAQGAARSKARTRTLEAYKELFS from the coding sequence GTGTCGCTGAGCAAAGAAGCGTTCACCCGCATTCACGAAGCCATCGTTTCCGGTGCTCTGGACTTTGGCGAACGCCTGTCCGAGATGCAGATTGCCGAAGCGCTGGGAATGAGCAAGGCACCGGTTCGAACCGCCTTTTTCGAACTTCGGGACATCCGTCTGGTCACGATCGTTCCACAGGCAGGCACCTACGTCTTTTCGCCAACCCGAGAGGACGTGCGCGAAATGAGCATCTTCCGCGCCATGCTGGAAACAGCGGGCATGCGGCTGTCGATGGAGAATGATGCGACAACCCTTACAGGCGCGCTAAAAGAGACAGTCGGCCGGATGGAGAATGCACTGGCTGGCGGGGAATGGAAAAACTATGAAACGGCAGACATGGATTTTCACCGACTGCTGATAAACCATTCGAACAACAGCTATCTTCCGCAAGCCTACAACCTGACAGCGTCAACCATCGAAGCTCTGCGCGTGCGCCTGCAAGGGGGCGAAGGCGAGTACCGCAAACAATCGTTTGACGAACACCAGATTATTCTAAGGCATCTGGAGGCGCGAAATCTGGATTTGGCGGCGCGCGTTCTGGAGGACCATATCATGGTGATAAACAACTCCAGATTGAAGCTTCCGGCACAGGGCGCCGCGCGGTCCAAGGCGCGCACGCGAACGCTTGAGGCCTATAAAGAGCTGTTTAGCTAA
- a CDS encoding ATP-binding protein gives MYTRQTNQIVQSALESQAAVVLLGPRQVGKTTLALDIASQHPSVYIDLERAADRQILTEPDLYLDEQAGKLVILDEVQQMPGLFKSLRGQIDRRRRSGFRTGQFLLLGSASNVLLQQSAESLAGRVRYIEMPPLQLAEVGTDQLNKLWLRGGFPDSFMAGNNQTSMDWRLDFLRTYLERDIPALGPRIPAATLRRFWTMLAHVQGGLLNAASLAEGLGVSGQTVGRYLDLLVDLMLVRRLQPWHENVGKRLVKSPKVYVRDSGIVHALLGIGTTEGLLGHPVVGGSWEGFCIEALLAAAPAGTEAFFYRTSAGAELDLVLRLPGEGIWAIEVKRTTAPKVSRGFHVGAEDIKATRKLLIYAGEHEVPIAKDVRALPLEQAIGLLRGL, from the coding sequence ATGTATACACGCCAAACCAATCAAATCGTGCAATCCGCCTTGGAAAGCCAAGCCGCCGTTGTCCTTCTCGGCCCCCGTCAGGTCGGGAAAACCACGCTCGCTCTCGACATCGCCTCACAGCATCCCTCGGTGTACATTGACCTTGAACGTGCAGCGGACAGGCAGATCCTGACCGAACCAGATCTCTATTTAGACGAACAGGCAGGCAAACTTGTCATTCTGGACGAAGTGCAGCAGATGCCGGGTTTGTTCAAAAGCCTGCGCGGCCAGATTGATCGCCGCAGACGAAGCGGGTTCCGGACGGGACAGTTCCTGCTGCTTGGTTCAGCCTCCAATGTTCTGCTTCAACAATCAGCAGAGTCCCTTGCCGGTCGGGTCAGGTATATCGAAATGCCCCCTCTTCAACTTGCCGAGGTGGGCACGGATCAATTGAACAAACTGTGGCTGCGCGGCGGCTTTCCCGACAGTTTTATGGCTGGGAACAATCAGACCAGCATGGACTGGCGTCTCGATTTTCTGCGCACCTATCTCGAACGCGACATCCCTGCCCTCGGGCCGCGCATTCCCGCTGCCACCTTGCGACGGTTCTGGACCATGCTGGCCCATGTTCAAGGTGGCCTGCTGAACGCCGCATCACTCGCCGAAGGGCTTGGTGTTTCGGGGCAGACTGTCGGGCGCTATCTTGATCTGCTCGTCGATCTCATGCTGGTCCGGCGCCTACAGCCCTGGCATGAGAATGTTGGCAAACGTCTCGTGAAATCGCCAAAGGTCTATGTCAGGGACAGCGGGATCGTTCACGCCCTTTTGGGCATTGGCACGACCGAGGGCTTGCTCGGGCATCCGGTGGTCGGAGGCAGTTGGGAGGGTTTTTGTATCGAAGCTCTACTCGCAGCAGCCCCAGCCGGCACCGAGGCCTTCTTTTACCGCACCTCTGCTGGTGCTGAACTTGACCTGGTCCTTCGTCTGCCCGGAGAAGGCATCTGGGCGATCGAAGTCAAACGCACGACCGCGCCAAAAGTCTCGCGTGGGTTTCACGTAGGTGCTGAAGATATCAAGGCCACCCGAAAGCTTCTGATCTACGCAGGAGAGCACGAAGTCCCGATCGCAAAAGATGTTCGTGCACTACCACTCGAACAGGCGATCGGGTTGCTGAGGGGGCTCTAG
- a CDS encoding extracellular solute-binding protein yields MRFLGLAFCLIVWAASAATALEIEDHRLFPGTGERVLRVLSTTDLALFAPYVLGFQRSRPEVSVDYTVVSSSELHRAIRGGAQFDLAISSAMDLQFQLANDGYTLPYRSDITQDLPDWARWRDLIFAFTVEPAVMVINTDRFAGFDLPATRQDLIALLRDNPAHFAGALGTYDVRESGLGYLFATQEDRSTDAYWRLNEVMGRLGPQLYCCSAQMIDDVGTGRLALAYNVLGSYATDRLAAVEGGRMQILQMQDFTNVMLRTVLVPATAQETEAAGAMIDLLSASGLRELPGEWPLPSLSLSGELESSGFGPISLGPALMVYLDPLNRRAFLTEWENAMEQQ; encoded by the coding sequence ATGCGTTTCCTTGGTCTTGCCTTCTGCCTGATCGTTTGGGCTGCCAGCGCGGCGACCGCGCTTGAAATCGAAGATCACCGGCTTTTCCCCGGCACTGGCGAACGCGTCCTGCGGGTTTTGTCGACCACTGATCTTGCTCTTTTCGCGCCTTACGTTCTGGGCTTTCAGAGAAGCCGCCCAGAGGTTTCGGTGGATTACACCGTCGTATCGTCAAGTGAACTGCACCGGGCGATCCGTGGCGGCGCGCAATTCGATCTCGCGATTTCCTCAGCGATGGATCTGCAATTCCAGCTCGCCAATGACGGTTACACGCTTCCTTACAGGTCGGATATTACGCAAGACCTGCCGGATTGGGCGCGTTGGCGTGACCTGATTTTTGCCTTTACGGTCGAACCGGCGGTTATGGTCATCAACACTGACCGTTTCGCGGGCTTTGATCTGCCCGCTACCCGGCAGGATCTGATTGCCTTGTTGCGCGACAACCCTGCGCATTTTGCGGGTGCGCTTGGCACCTACGATGTGCGCGAAAGTGGTTTGGGGTATCTTTTTGCAACTCAGGAAGACCGTTCCACGGATGCCTATTGGCGCCTGAACGAAGTTATGGGCCGGCTTGGACCGCAGCTTTATTGTTGCTCGGCGCAAATGATTGACGATGTTGGCACCGGTCGTCTTGCGCTGGCCTACAATGTGCTTGGTAGCTATGCCACTGATCGCCTGGCGGCGGTCGAAGGCGGGCGGATGCAAATTTTGCAGATGCAGGATTTCACCAACGTTATGCTACGCACCGTTCTGGTGCCCGCCACTGCACAAGAGACCGAAGCGGCAGGCGCTATGATCGACCTGCTTTCTGCTTCGGGCTTGCGTGAGCTGCCCGGCGAATGGCCACTACCCTCGCTAAGTCTCTCGGGCGAGCTGGAAAGCTCGGGATTTGGTCCGATCAGCCTGGGGCCCGCTTTAATGGTATATCTCGACCCGTTAAACAGGCGCGCCTTTCTGACTGAGTGGGAAAACGCAATGGAGCAGCAATAG
- a CDS encoding sensor histidine kinase has protein sequence MIESRSIGRRLTLLLAAVAALLSVLSWVMVTWLAREATQRTQDNVLAASATTIAETLRSEQGQLRLELPYSALAMLGAISEDRVFYRVAAGEAILTGYEDMPPPTTARLGQVVFDSATFRGASIRMATSSRQVLSGDGPVLVTVTVGQTRDGVGAVAADLSRLAAILSVAFFAVAVALSAFVATTSLRPLNEIAAAVSRRGPSDLRPLQRPAPTELAPLLSALNRLMDRLRNSIRRSEDFIAEAAHRIRTPLATVRAQAEIALRTVQGDTEKQRLRRIIRAVDESSRSAGQLLDHATVAYRTENLTRDRLDLSELVASTVAAMEPTASMRDIRMQLVATPAPIAGDSILLESAIRNVLDNAIKYSPEDTTVTLQITRDPSEVRLDVCDEGPGLGEEPFQNLTERFRRGINTGGIVGSGLGLTIVAEVLAAHGGRLDLATSTNSERGGACVSLVLPSA, from the coding sequence ATGATTGAAAGCCGGTCCATCGGCAGACGCCTGACGCTGCTGCTGGCGGCGGTGGCCGCCCTTTTGTCGGTTCTCAGTTGGGTCATGGTGACGTGGCTTGCGCGCGAAGCGACACAACGCACACAAGATAACGTGCTGGCTGCCTCGGCCACAACGATTGCCGAAACCCTGCGCAGCGAACAGGGCCAACTGCGTCTGGAACTGCCTTATTCCGCTTTAGCCATGTTGGGCGCGATCAGCGAAGACCGCGTATTCTATCGGGTGGCAGCAGGCGAGGCGATCCTGACGGGTTACGAAGATATGCCCCCCCCAACCACAGCACGGCTGGGACAGGTGGTTTTTGACAGCGCAACCTTTCGCGGGGCATCAATCCGGATGGCGACGTCCAGCCGTCAGGTTCTTTCCGGTGACGGGCCGGTTCTGGTCACGGTCACAGTTGGCCAGACCCGTGATGGTGTCGGCGCAGTGGCAGCAGATCTGTCACGATTGGCGGCGATCCTGTCGGTTGCCTTTTTCGCGGTGGCGGTGGCGCTTTCGGCGTTCGTGGCGACCACGTCATTGCGACCTCTGAATGAAATCGCAGCAGCGGTGTCGCGGCGTGGCCCGTCCGATCTGCGCCCGCTGCAACGACCCGCGCCAACAGAACTGGCGCCGCTGCTGTCTGCGCTGAACCGGCTGATGGACCGCTTGCGCAATTCGATCCGCCGGTCCGAGGATTTTATCGCCGAAGCCGCTCACCGCATTCGAACGCCGCTTGCGACTGTACGCGCACAAGCGGAAATCGCACTGCGTACGGTGCAGGGGGATACGGAAAAGCAACGCCTGCGACGGATCATCCGCGCTGTGGATGAAAGCTCTCGTTCGGCGGGGCAGTTGCTGGATCACGCCACCGTCGCCTATCGCACGGAGAACCTGACCCGTGACAGGCTGGATCTGTCCGAACTGGTCGCAAGCACTGTCGCGGCGATGGAACCCACCGCGTCCATGCGCGACATCCGCATGCAACTGGTGGCCACCCCCGCACCAATCGCAGGGGATTCGATCCTGCTGGAAAGCGCGATCCGGAACGTTTTGGACAATGCCATCAAATATTCACCCGAAGACACCACCGTGACGCTTCAAATCACACGCGACCCTTCTGAGGTACGACTTGATGTTTGCGACGAAGGGCCGGGGCTGGGCGAAGAACCTTTTCAAAATTTGACTGAACGATTCCGGCGCGGCATCAATACCGGTGGCATCGTCGGGTCAGGTCTCGGGTTGACCATCGTCGCCGAAGTCTTGGCTGCCCATGGTGGGCGGCTTGACCTTGCGACATCAACCAATAGCGAAAGGGGCGGCGCATGCGTTTCCTTGGTCTTGCCTTCTGCCTGA
- a CDS encoding response regulator transcription factor: MRYLLVEDNTELAEAVLKRLALDGHAIDHAPTLADAEDCLAAASYDLILLDVMLPDGDGREFLARSRAHLETPVIVLTARSQVSDRVGALDQGADDYITKPFDFSELEARCRAVLRRRGGMARNEITLGPLSFDLLRGTLRRGDDILELRSREIRLLEVFARHPGQILSKSHLMDRLFTYDTTVTENAIEVYVGRLRRRTADIGLRIETVRGHGYRIETGGND, from the coding sequence GTGCGTTATCTCTTGGTCGAAGACAACACCGAACTTGCTGAGGCCGTTCTAAAGCGGCTGGCACTGGACGGCCACGCCATTGACCATGCGCCGACGCTGGCAGATGCCGAAGACTGTCTTGCCGCTGCCAGTTATGACCTGATCTTGCTGGATGTGATGCTGCCTGACGGCGACGGGCGCGAGTTTCTTGCACGCAGTCGTGCACACCTTGAAACTCCGGTGATCGTGCTGACCGCCCGCAGCCAAGTGTCCGACCGCGTGGGCGCGCTGGATCAAGGGGCTGACGATTACATTACCAAACCCTTTGATTTTTCCGAACTCGAGGCACGCTGCCGCGCGGTTCTGCGCAGGCGGGGCGGGATGGCGCGCAACGAAATCACTCTTGGTCCACTGTCTTTCGATCTGCTCAGGGGCACTTTGCGGCGCGGCGATGATATTCTGGAATTGCGCAGCCGTGAAATCCGCCTTTTGGAAGTTTTTGCCCGCCACCCCGGCCAAATCCTGTCAAAATCGCACCTTATGGACCGCTTGTTTACATACGACACGACGGTTACCGAAAACGCAATCGAGGTATATGTGGGCCGCCTGCGCCGCAGAACTGCTGACATTGGTCTGCGCATTGAAACCGTGCGTGGCCATGGCTACCGGATAGAGACCGGCGGGAATGATTGA
- a CDS encoding tripartite tricarboxylate transporter substrate binding protein codes for MNTYGWTRRALIAAATASFAMTGMAKADGHQMMESVHFLIPGGAGGGWDGTARGTGEALMNSGLVGNATYENLSGGGGGVAIASLIENAASSEGTLMVNSTPIVIRALTGEISQSFRDLTLVAGTVGDYAALVVLADSPITSMDDALAIYRKDPNALTIGGGSVPGGMDHLVAAIIMQGAGEDPTAFNYVGYDAGGEAMAGLLSGEIKALSTGFSEAIALAEQGEIRILGVTAPERVPAYDSAPSFVEQGIDAQFVNWRGFFAAPGLPGEKLTAYQDLLAAMMETPEWEVMRARMGLVNIFRPGDEFATFLEAQEKQLGDLMRELGFM; via the coding sequence ATGAACACCTATGGGTGGACACGCCGTGCGTTGATCGCAGCGGCAACAGCAAGCTTTGCAATGACAGGAATGGCCAAGGCCGACGGACACCAAATGATGGAATCCGTACACTTTCTGATCCCCGGCGGCGCCGGTGGTGGCTGGGACGGCACGGCGCGCGGCACCGGTGAGGCGCTGATGAATTCGGGGCTTGTGGGCAATGCGACCTATGAAAACCTCTCTGGTGGTGGTGGTGGTGTGGCCATCGCAAGCCTGATTGAAAACGCGGCCAGCAGCGAAGGCACGCTGATGGTGAACTCCACGCCAATCGTGATCCGCGCCCTGACCGGCGAAATTTCCCAAAGCTTCCGTGACCTGACACTGGTCGCAGGCACTGTGGGCGACTATGCGGCGTTGGTGGTTCTGGCCGACAGCCCGATCACATCAATGGACGATGCACTGGCCATTTACCGCAAAGACCCTAACGCCCTGACCATCGGCGGCGGGTCGGTTCCCGGTGGCATGGACCACCTTGTGGCCGCGATCATCATGCAAGGCGCGGGTGAAGACCCGACGGCCTTCAACTATGTCGGCTATGACGCTGGCGGTGAAGCGATGGCCGGCCTTCTATCGGGTGAGATAAAAGCGCTGTCCACAGGCTTTTCCGAAGCCATCGCGCTGGCCGAACAGGGCGAAATCCGTATCCTGGGCGTCACCGCGCCCGAGCGTGTGCCAGCCTATGATTCCGCGCCCAGCTTTGTCGAACAGGGGATCGACGCGCAATTCGTGAACTGGCGCGGGTTCTTTGCAGCCCCTGGCCTGCCCGGGGAAAAGCTGACCGCCTATCAGGATCTGCTTGCCGCGATGATGGAAACCCCTGAATGGGAAGTGATGCGCGCGCGCATGGGGTTGGTCAACATCTTCCGTCCGGGTGACGAATTCGCCACTTTTCTCGAAGCTCAGGAAAAGCAGCTTGGCGATTTGATGCGTGAACTTGGGTTCATGTAA
- a CDS encoding tripartite tricarboxylate transporter TctB family protein, whose translation MTLDRWIALAFITLCCIYGYAAFFTMDDQLPPILRRNPVWPSTFPKILTVLGLIAGFVILFGSKRAAGDAKKDGAIDLTRLGNYHVGQALALIALMVAYAFTLRPFGFVGATISFLLIGSLVLGERRFHIMIPVAAIAAVSIWYLVQEVLGIFLRPWPAMFM comes from the coding sequence ATGACGCTGGATCGCTGGATCGCGCTAGCCTTTATCACGCTATGCTGCATTTATGGCTATGCCGCATTTTTTACAATGGACGACCAATTGCCGCCAATCTTGCGACGCAATCCGGTCTGGCCTTCGACCTTTCCCAAGATCTTGACGGTGCTGGGGCTGATCGCCGGTTTTGTCATCCTGTTCGGCTCCAAGCGCGCAGCGGGTGACGCCAAGAAAGACGGGGCAATCGATCTGACCCGTCTCGGCAACTACCATGTCGGGCAGGCTTTGGCGTTGATCGCCTTGATGGTTGCCTATGCCTTTACGCTGCGGCCCTTTGGGTTTGTCGGCGCGACCATCAGCTTTTTGCTGATCGGGTCGCTGGTCCTTGGCGAGCGGCGTTTTCACATCATGATCCCTGTGGCCGCGATTGCCGCCGTTTCGATCTGGTATCTGGTGCAAGAGGTGTTGGGGATTTTTCTGCGTCCCTGGCCCGCGATGTTCATGTAA
- a CDS encoding tripartite tricarboxylate transporter permease, which yields MIEGILIGLTTAITPFNLMMVVAGCLIGTLIGMLPGLGPMSIIAIMIPVAIGIGDPTSALILLSGVYYGAIFGGSTSSILLNAPGVAGTVATAFDGYPLARKGQAGKALTIAAIASFAGGTIGAVLLMIFAPALSTVALLFHSAEYFALMVVGLSAIAAFAGTGQVAKALMMTILGLMLGTVGEGALSNTPRFTFGMMELQSGFSFITLAMAMFALPEALFLVMNPNRAATGDGGKISGLRISRAEARSIAPVIGRQSIQGFFIGVLPGAGATIASFLGYAVERNIAKGAEQEEFGKGSLKGIAAPESANNAACTGSFVPLLTLGIPGSGTTAILLGALLALNVTPGPRLMVDEPGVFWTVIISMYLGNLVLLVLNLPLIPYIAKILTIPRTFLIPFILFFTLMGSYLGQNNSTELFILVGFGVIATFLRFADYPLAPLLIGFILGVMLENNFARAMQLYRGFDFVLERPMTLGLLVLAVLLVVLPSFRSYRARKRAEGVADGD from the coding sequence ATGATTGAAGGTATTCTGATTGGCCTTACCACGGCCATTACCCCGTTCAACCTGATGATGGTAGTTGCGGGTTGCCTGATCGGCACGCTGATCGGCATGTTGCCCGGGCTTGGGCCGATGTCGATCATCGCGATCATGATCCCCGTGGCCATTGGCATCGGCGATCCGACATCGGCGCTGATCTTGTTGTCAGGGGTGTATTACGGGGCGATTTTCGGGGGTTCTACCTCTTCGATTCTGCTGAACGCGCCGGGGGTCGCAGGAACAGTCGCGACCGCCTTTGACGGCTATCCCCTTGCGCGCAAAGGACAGGCAGGCAAGGCATTGACCATTGCCGCCATCGCCAGCTTCGCAGGTGGCACGATCGGGGCGGTCCTCTTGATGATTTTCGCGCCCGCTCTGTCCACGGTGGCGCTGCTGTTCCACTCAGCCGAATATTTCGCGCTTATGGTGGTGGGCCTGTCGGCCATCGCGGCATTTGCCGGCACGGGTCAGGTGGCCAAAGCGCTGATGATGACGATCCTTGGTCTGATGCTGGGCACAGTAGGAGAGGGAGCACTTTCGAACACACCACGCTTCACCTTTGGCATGATGGAACTGCAATCGGGGTTTTCTTTCATCACGCTGGCCATGGCCATGTTCGCCCTGCCCGAGGCACTGTTTCTTGTCATGAACCCCAACCGTGCAGCTACTGGCGACGGCGGCAAGATCAGCGGGTTGCGCATTTCACGCGCCGAGGCCCGCAGCATCGCGCCTGTGATCGGGCGGCAATCCATTCAGGGTTTCTTTATCGGAGTCCTCCCCGGAGCCGGGGCAACGATTGCATCGTTTCTGGGCTACGCGGTGGAACGCAACATCGCCAAGGGGGCTGAACAGGAGGAGTTCGGCAAAGGGTCTCTCAAAGGAATTGCCGCACCTGAAAGCGCCAACAATGCCGCCTGCACCGGATCTTTTGTGCCACTTTTGACACTGGGCATTCCCGGGTCAGGGACCACCGCAATCCTGTTGGGTGCGCTGCTGGCGCTGAACGTCACGCCGGGACCGCGGTTGATGGTGGATGAACCGGGTGTGTTCTGGACCGTGATCATTTCAATGTACCTTGGCAATCTGGTGTTGCTGGTTCTGAACCTGCCGCTGATTCCCTATATTGCAAAGATCCTGACAATCCCGCGTACATTCCTGATCCCTTTCATCCTGTTTTTCACACTGATGGGCAGTTATCTGGGCCAGAACAATTCTACCGAATTGTTTATCCTTGTGGGCTTTGGCGTGATCGCAACATTCCTCAGGTTCGCCGACTACCCGCTGGCGCCGTTGCTGATCGGGTTCATCCTTGGCGTGATGCTGGAAAACAACTTTGCACGCGCCATGCAGCTGTATCGCGGCTTTGATTTCGTGTTGGAACGTCCGATGACGTTGGGCCTGCTGGTGCTCGCGGTGCTTCTGGTGGTCCTGCCAAGCTTCCGCTCTTACCGCGCACGAAAGCGGGCCGAGGGCGTTGCCGATGGCGACTGA
- a CDS encoding DUF2855 family protein, producing the protein MPHNFSANTALLLPQQLEVQRLLSKKGKLEHSKIDTFAMTTDLKDDEVIVKIDKFALTTNNITYAAFGDSMNYWQFFPTNEEAWGHMPVWGISTVVASAAEDVPVGEQYFGYYPMASHLKLRAGKSSSRGFVDTSTHRQNLPAAYNYYTQYDETGLNSKMSDYHMLLRPLFLTSYMLADYLLERDLFKVRHAIISGASSKTAYGSAFCLSDQLDVKLIGLTSSRNKDFVQSLGCYQTVATYDDLEEIDPSVPTIYIDFSGDVDLRSRVHRHFGQNLAQDCYVGSASNMEFFEQSTSNQGKTQFFFAAVHYRKRVEELGAKSVLKGMSEKQAQFVERVGNLESPWLTLKYNNGLEAAAGVVHKLCLNEARADEGYIVALP; encoded by the coding sequence ATGCCTCACAACTTTTCCGCCAACACAGCTCTCTTGCTTCCCCAGCAGCTTGAGGTTCAACGACTCCTATCGAAAAAGGGTAAGCTTGAGCATTCAAAAATAGACACCTTCGCAATGACGACCGACCTGAAAGACGATGAAGTTATTGTTAAAATTGATAAATTCGCTTTGACGACCAACAATATCACCTACGCTGCTTTTGGTGATTCGATGAACTATTGGCAGTTTTTTCCGACAAACGAAGAGGCTTGGGGGCATATGCCCGTCTGGGGTATAAGTACGGTTGTGGCAAGTGCCGCCGAGGACGTACCCGTTGGTGAGCAATACTTTGGCTACTACCCTATGGCGAGTCACCTAAAGTTAAGAGCGGGCAAAAGCAGCTCGCGCGGCTTTGTTGACACCTCAACGCATCGACAGAACCTGCCTGCAGCCTACAATTATTACACCCAGTATGATGAAACAGGGTTAAATTCCAAAATGAGCGATTATCATATGCTGCTAAGGCCACTGTTTCTGACTTCTTACATGTTGGCGGATTACCTTCTGGAAAGAGACCTTTTTAAGGTAAGGCATGCGATCATTTCTGGAGCGTCCAGCAAGACAGCCTATGGATCTGCATTTTGCCTTTCCGATCAACTAGATGTAAAATTGATAGGTTTGACATCCTCCAGAAACAAAGACTTTGTTCAAAGCTTGGGGTGCTATCAAACGGTGGCGACCTATGACGACTTGGAAGAGATTGATCCGTCTGTTCCCACGATCTATATTGATTTTTCCGGTGACGTGGATTTAAGAAGCAGAGTGCATCGGCATTTTGGTCAAAATCTGGCTCAGGATTGCTATGTGGGCTCTGCGTCCAACATGGAATTTTTCGAGCAAAGTACAAGTAACCAGGGGAAAACGCAGTTTTTCTTTGCTGCCGTTCATTACCGGAAACGTGTCGAGGAGCTGGGTGCAAAATCCGTGCTCAAAGGCATGAGCGAGAAGCAAGCCCAATTTGTTGAACGGGTTGGAAATCTGGAAAGTCCCTGGTTAACACTGAAATACAATAATGGCCTCGAGGCTGCTGCCGGGGTTGTACATAAACTCTGCTTGAACGAAGCGAGGGCTGATGAAGGATATATTGTGGCGTTGCCATAA
- a CDS encoding TetR/AcrR family transcriptional regulator, producing MAEKPKNPHAQLPHKRPRQSRAQFTVDTLYDGFVRIWRRDGPEAATTRAIAEETGYAVGTLYEYFPNTTALLSGYVRNCIEQDIVRLREYNLSSEGKPWLERLYHVIRVTAGQHPNSPYLDHEMLLREGLISEERHHRHAFERLAQIWVDIVSSWPDLPVRPAPETIRLMFLMVWGVRRYKLIAQVKDSELGNWLDDIHTMCRALLHADRPSAR from the coding sequence ATGGCCGAAAAGCCTAAGAATCCGCATGCGCAACTTCCTCACAAGCGTCCCAGACAAAGCCGCGCCCAGTTTACCGTAGACACTCTTTATGACGGGTTTGTGCGTATCTGGCGCCGCGATGGGCCGGAAGCAGCAACGACTCGTGCGATAGCTGAAGAAACCGGGTATGCGGTGGGGACACTGTACGAATATTTTCCGAATACCACTGCACTTTTGTCTGGTTATGTCAGGAATTGTATTGAGCAGGATATTGTGAGGTTGCGTGAATACAATCTTTCATCCGAGGGGAAGCCCTGGTTAGAGCGCTTGTATCACGTCATAAGAGTGACTGCGGGTCAGCATCCCAACTCTCCTTATCTTGATCATGAAATGCTGTTGCGGGAAGGCCTGATTTCCGAAGAAAGACACCATCGCCATGCCTTCGAAAGGCTCGCCCAAATCTGGGTGGACATCGTATCCTCCTGGCCAGATCTGCCCGTGCGCCCCGCTCCGGAAACGATCAGGCTAATGTTTCTGATGGTCTGGGGCGTCAGGCGATACAAGCTGATTGCCCAGGTAAAAGATAGTGAACTGGGAAACTGGCTGGATGATATTCATACTATGTGCCGAGCGCTGCTACATGCAGATCGACCATCTGCCAGATAA